One Coriobacteriia bacterium DNA window includes the following coding sequences:
- a CDS encoding AI-2E family transporter, with amino-acid sequence MADGGRKGRAWSNEQWRRAYWVTWTAIGWLALGLGAVWLAQRLWTVVLPLALGLVIVVFLRPLVERLAARGAPRLVAVSLSYLVFASVLAGVVSLLVPVFAAQAEEFAASAPDLSGRLAELLAEAESRYEGLALPRWALRATDALAEGLIAQLADASREIPPRILAFGERAVGVLVGTVAGLVVGFYLLLTLPRVAPGILSAMPPGWRGDARQAGERLEDVVGGYIRGQALIAFLVGLLTWAGMAIAGLPFPALLGLVAGVGDIVPIVGPVLAAIIGAVIGVLVDPWLAVWAVVVVTAVQQIESAVLSPKILGTKLGLHPVIVILAVIAGTTLWGIAGLLLAVPLVGTAKTLWEYYAQRRGWRPVEGGTPESPDR; translated from the coding sequence TGGACCGCGATCGGTTGGCTCGCCCTCGGGCTGGGAGCCGTGTGGCTCGCGCAGCGGCTCTGGACCGTCGTGCTGCCGCTCGCGCTGGGACTGGTCATCGTGGTCTTCCTGCGCCCGCTGGTGGAGCGGCTGGCCGCCCGAGGCGCCCCGCGCCTGGTCGCCGTGTCCCTCTCCTACCTCGTGTTCGCTTCCGTGCTCGCAGGCGTCGTCTCGCTGCTCGTGCCGGTGTTCGCCGCGCAGGCGGAGGAGTTCGCCGCTAGCGCTCCGGACCTCAGCGGCCGCCTAGCGGAGCTGCTCGCCGAGGCGGAGTCCCGCTACGAGGGCCTCGCCCTCCCGCGGTGGGCGCTCCGTGCCACCGACGCCCTCGCCGAGGGCCTGATCGCCCAGCTCGCCGACGCCTCCCGCGAGATCCCCCCCCGCATCCTCGCCTTCGGGGAGCGGGCCGTGGGCGTCCTCGTCGGCACGGTCGCGGGGCTGGTCGTCGGCTTCTACCTGCTGCTCACCCTGCCGCGCGTCGCGCCCGGGATCCTCTCGGCGATGCCGCCGGGGTGGCGCGGAGACGCGCGGCAGGCCGGGGAGCGGCTGGAGGACGTCGTGGGGGGCTACATCCGCGGGCAGGCGCTGATCGCCTTCCTCGTGGGGCTGCTGACCTGGGCCGGGATGGCGATCGCGGGGCTGCCGTTCCCGGCCCTGCTCGGGCTCGTCGCCGGCGTCGGCGACATCGTGCCGATCGTGGGCCCCGTGCTGGCCGCGATCATCGGCGCGGTCATCGGCGTGCTCGTCGACCCCTGGCTGGCGGTGTGGGCCGTCGTCGTCGTGACCGCGGTGCAGCAGATCGAGAGCGCGGTGCTCTCGCCGAAGATCCTCGGCACGAAGCTCGGGCTGCATCCCGTCATCGTCATACTCGCCGTCATAGCGGGCACGACGCTATGGGGGATCGCGGGCCTGCTGCTCGCCGTGCCCCTGGTGGGGACCGCCAAGACGCTGTGGGAGTACTACGCGCAGCGCCGCGGCTGGCGGCCCGTCGAGGGCGGGACGCCGGAGTCACCGGACCGGTAA